One window of Calditerrivibrio sp. genomic DNA carries:
- a CDS encoding GspE/PulE family protein, translated as MNKNENIDVNFTVEFMKENNIFYDTTTDTLLITDETPLYIIEDIRFKYKKVFKTKKISNDEFLKRLEEHISNKVSPIIEDESEETEEIEDLLKDSSAPVVQMLNATFIRGIRAGASDIHFEPYSKGVKVRFRIDGHLQDVDDISQSSYQQLISRVKVIGKMNVSERRLPQDGRVRLKIGSKEIDLRISTVPTVFGERLVLRILDKSNRLVELEELGLLKEDYEVIERVIKKPHGLILVTGPTGAGKSTTLYSILQKIKSPEKNIITIEDPVEYQIDGISQIQVKPKIDLTFANGLRSILRQDPDVIMVGEIRDLETAEIALHASMTGHLVLSTLHTNDAPSSVIRLIDLGVQHFLVAASLECVVAQRLVRKICDSCKSAYVPTEAEKEIFDEEIKLLYKGNGCEECLNTGFKGRIGVFEVFNITDDVRRMIMNIEESNRLKQYFIQKGNKTLFKDSLIKVKMGITTLEEALKLSVE; from the coding sequence ATGAATAAGAATGAGAATATTGATGTAAATTTCACTGTTGAGTTCATGAAAGAGAATAATATTTTTTATGATACTACTACTGATACGCTTTTGATCACAGATGAAACACCGTTGTATATAATTGAAGATATTAGATTCAAGTATAAAAAGGTTTTTAAAACAAAAAAGATAAGTAACGATGAGTTTCTAAAAAGATTAGAGGAGCATATATCAAACAAAGTAAGCCCAATTATTGAAGATGAATCTGAAGAAACTGAGGAGATAGAGGATCTTTTGAAAGATTCGTCTGCTCCAGTTGTACAAATGCTAAATGCAACTTTTATAAGGGGGATAAGAGCTGGAGCTAGCGATATTCATTTTGAACCGTATTCAAAAGGGGTTAAAGTAAGATTCAGGATAGATGGACATCTTCAGGATGTTGATGATATAAGTCAAAGTTCGTATCAACAGTTGATTTCCAGAGTAAAAGTTATTGGTAAAATGAATGTATCTGAAAGGAGATTACCACAGGACGGTCGTGTTAGGCTTAAAATAGGTAGTAAAGAGATAGATCTAAGGATATCTACAGTTCCTACCGTTTTTGGCGAACGATTGGTTTTAAGAATTCTGGATAAATCAAATAGGTTGGTGGAGCTGGAAGAGCTTGGTTTATTGAAGGAGGACTACGAGGTTATTGAAAGAGTAATAAAAAAGCCCCATGGCCTTATATTGGTTACAGGTCCTACTGGCGCAGGTAAATCCACAACACTTTATAGTATCTTGCAAAAGATAAAGTCACCGGAGAAAAATATTATCACTATTGAAGACCCTGTGGAGTATCAGATAGATGGAATAAGTCAAATACAGGTAAAACCTAAAATAGATTTGACTTTTGCCAATGGCCTTAGAAGTATTCTTAGACAGGATCCTGATGTTATAATGGTGGGGGAGATCAGGGATTTGGAGACTGCTGAAATAGCTCTTCATGCCTCAATGACAGGTCACCTTGTGTTATCCACACTGCATACGAACGATGCACCCTCCTCTGTTATAAGACTTATAGATCTAGGGGTACAACATTTTTTGGTAGCTGCATCTTTAGAATGTGTAGTGGCCCAAAGATTGGTTCGCAAGATATGTGATAGTTGTAAAAGTGCTTATGTACCAACTGAAGCTGAAAAAGAGATTTTTGATGAAGAGATAAAGTTACTATATAAAGGTAATGGGTGTGAGGAGTGTTTAAACACAGGGTTTAAAGGAAGAATTGGGGTGTTTGAGGTCTTTAATATAACTGATGATGTTAGAAGAATGATCATGAATATTGAAGAGTCTAATAGGTTAAAACAATATTTTATACAAAAGGGTAACAAAACGTTATTTAAAGACTCACTAATAAAAGTGAAGATGGGAATAACTACATTAGAGGAAGCATTAAAGCTCTCTGTAGAATAG
- a CDS encoding type II secretion system F family protein — protein sequence MGKYIIKGINEKGENISLKLFFSSEEELNNFLKTKKIIPVSIKESRSILSFMGQRITDLELSLVLFQLGMMHKKGVPLNDCFDILIDQTEKPFLKKIFNDIKNDIEKGFTLSKALSNYDLIPNFIVEMVKVGEASGNIDEILISASRYIERRSELKNRFITALIYPSIVLLVGLIAVMVIAVFVTPKITTIYANFGKPLPLELLVVDNLSKWLLWVFKLSPIWIFLIFWYYRKYVKGRLGEMVLSKIPFVKTIYDEISLTSFAYVLGMLLKGGVQLEKAFDMGSEVIKGNRYYLHLKNIAQKIFIGTSLRVALVKESVFPEDFIKLFATGDEVGNVEDMAELVAQIYEKNASRKIAILLAYLEPAIVIFLAILVGGFIMATLLPILNLSLK from the coding sequence ATGGGAAAGTATATCATAAAAGGGATCAATGAGAAAGGGGAAAATATAAGTTTAAAGCTCTTTTTTTCTTCTGAAGAAGAGTTGAATAATTTTTTAAAGACAAAAAAGATTATCCCAGTCAGTATCAAAGAAAGTCGAAGTATACTCTCCTTTATGGGACAACGTATAACTGATCTTGAACTTTCTTTAGTACTTTTTCAATTGGGTATGATGCATAAAAAGGGGGTGCCATTAAATGATTGTTTTGATATATTGATAGATCAGACGGAAAAGCCTTTTTTAAAAAAGATATTTAATGATATAAAAAATGATATAGAAAAAGGGTTTACTTTAAGCAAGGCCTTGTCAAATTATGATTTAATACCTAATTTTATAGTGGAGATGGTTAAAGTAGGAGAGGCTTCTGGTAATATTGATGAGATTTTGATATCGGCAAGTAGATACATTGAAAGAAGGTCAGAATTGAAAAATAGATTTATTACAGCATTGATTTATCCTTCAATAGTTCTTTTAGTTGGGTTGATAGCTGTTATGGTAATAGCTGTTTTTGTAACACCGAAAATAACTACAATATATGCAAATTTTGGAAAACCACTACCTTTAGAGTTGCTGGTTGTTGACAATTTATCAAAATGGCTGTTATGGGTTTTTAAACTCTCTCCAATATGGATTTTCTTGATTTTTTGGTATTATAGAAAATATGTAAAGGGTAGATTAGGTGAGATGGTTTTAAGTAAAATCCCCTTTGTGAAAACAATCTATGATGAGATTAGTCTTACCTCTTTTGCTTATGTGCTTGGGATGCTTCTTAAGGGCGGAGTACAGCTGGAAAAGGCATTTGATATGGGTTCTGAGGTGATCAAAGGGAATCGATACTATTTACATCTAAAAAATATTGCCCAAAAAATATTTATAGGAACAAGCTTAAGGGTTGCTCTAGTGAAGGAATCTGTTTTTCCGGAAGATTTTATAAAGCTTTTTGCTACAGGAGATGAAGTGGGGAATGTTGAAGATATGGCTGAATTGGTTGCTCAGATATACGAGAAAAATGCTTCCAGAAAGATCGCTATTTTACTGGCATATTTAGAACCAGCAATTGTGATATTTTTAGCGATTTTAGTTGGTGGTTTTATAATGGCAACTTTGTTGCCTATTTTGAATCTAAGCTTAAAATAG
- the gspG gene encoding type II secretion system major pseudopilin GspG — protein sequence MKKGFTLIEILVVLVILSLIAAVVIPRFTGRVDEAKIDTTKLQLKEIKRALEMFKLDNGFYPNTDQGLKALVEKPTLQPEPKKWKKYLDTLPKDGWGNDFVYVSPSDKNPFELKSKGPDGELGTGDDLNIWEMQ from the coding sequence ATGAAAAAAGGTTTTACTCTTATTGAGATTTTAGTGGTACTTGTGATTCTATCGTTGATTGCAGCAGTGGTAATACCTCGCTTTACAGGGCGGGTAGATGAGGCAAAGATTGATACGACTAAGTTGCAGTTAAAAGAGATCAAGAGAGCCCTTGAAATGTTCAAACTTGACAACGGTTTTTATCCTAATACGGATCAAGGACTTAAAGCATTGGTAGAAAAACCCACTCTCCAACCTGAACCCAAAAAGTGGAAAAAGTATTTGGATACACTTCCTAAGGATGGATGGGGAAATGATTTTGTATATGTTTCACCTTCAGATAAGAACCCCTTTGAATTGAAATCCAAAGGACCAGATGGGGAATTGGGTACGGGGGATGATCTGAACATATGGGAGATGCAGTGA
- a CDS encoding type II secretion system GspH family protein — MKKGFTLIEIVSSILIFVLFMSVIYMIFSRNMKEQLEIKESILSLNFFKMKYYNIPLSDEYKSMNMEKRNEGELFGKKEFYYEIRINDKPTISVYAIE; from the coding sequence TTGAAAAAAGGGTTTACTCTTATTGAGATTGTTTCTTCTATACTTATATTTGTTTTATTTATGTCAGTTATTTATATGATATTTTCAAGAAACATGAAGGAACAATTAGAAATTAAAGAATCGATCCTTTCTTTGAATTTTTTCAAAATGAAATATTATAATATACCTCTATCTGATGAATATAAAAGTATGAATATGGAGAAAAGAAACGAAGGAGAATTGTTCGGTAAAAAGGAATTTTATTATGAAATAAGAATAAATGATAAACCAACTATATCGGTATATGCTATCGAGTAG
- a CDS encoding general secretion pathway protein GspK has product MIFLLVLFLVAALTVATVDMSEDSFIAKKYMKHLVTIQEVRLLEKTVSTVFKDIFKKDDANIDSLEEDWAKPYFFPTKLGNITIEIVDQERFLNPNSIVDPQGKMIESVYRRYLRLFEHFNIPQKILDNIVDWIDNNTTLNAKFDNDTVPIKNSIIKSLDELRYVSGVDDKIFFGDIDKGGFVPGLRTFFSPFSNGKVNINTAGKYVLLGLDERMDEQLADRIIDYRKDKRFKSVDDLINVNGVTIDMIFRLRQITDVKSDNFLVLIKIEKDDSLILLSMLYRREGSDLKKIWRRLE; this is encoded by the coding sequence ATGATTTTTTTACTTGTTTTATTTCTGGTTGCTGCACTTACTGTTGCCACTGTTGATATGAGCGAGGACTCTTTTATAGCGAAAAAATATATGAAGCATCTTGTTACTATTCAAGAGGTTAGGTTATTGGAAAAGACAGTATCTACTGTTTTCAAAGATATTTTTAAAAAAGATGATGCCAACATAGATTCATTGGAAGAAGATTGGGCTAAACCATATTTTTTCCCTACAAAATTGGGTAATATTACAATTGAAATAGTCGATCAGGAGAGGTTTCTCAATCCAAATTCTATTGTGGATCCCCAAGGGAAAATGATTGAGTCGGTTTATAGGAGGTATTTGAGATTGTTTGAGCATTTTAATATCCCCCAAAAGATTTTGGATAATATTGTTGATTGGATAGATAACAACACTACTCTAAATGCTAAGTTTGATAATGATACAGTTCCTATAAAAAATTCTATCATCAAGAGCTTGGATGAGTTAAGATATGTTAGTGGAGTTGATGATAAGATATTTTTCGGTGATATTGATAAAGGGGGATTTGTGCCAGGCCTAAGGACCTTTTTTTCACCTTTTAGTAATGGTAAGGTAAATATAAACACAGCAGGAAAATATGTTTTGCTGGGGTTAGATGAAAGAATGGACGAGCAGTTAGCTGATAGGATTATCGATTATAGAAAAGATAAAAGATTCAAATCTGTTGATGATCTTATCAATGTAAATGGTGTGACTATTGACATGATCTTTCGACTTAGACAGATTACTGATGTAAAAAGTGATAATTTTTTGGTATTGATAAAAATAGAAAAAGATGATAGCCTTATATTACTTTCTATGCTTTATAGGAGAGAAGGTAGCGATCTTAAAAAGATCTGGAGAAGGTTGGAGTGA